A section of the Stenotrophomonas acidaminiphila genome encodes:
- a CDS encoding pseudouridylate synthase gives MDHDTTPSLPDRTLPVLYADDWLAVVDKPAGLMVHDSKLARGEDDFLADRLREQLGRPIFLIHRLDRATSGCLLLAFDRDTASALGKTLMGGDVGKHYLAVCRGWPAEDAFSVDHDLDGGPGKPLKKPAVTHFQKLLTGELPVPSNGFPTSRYALLRCQPRTGRFRQIRRHLKHVFHHLIGDTSHGDGRHNRTFRMHGVHRMLLHAQRLSFPHPQDGRRIEVSAPLDAEFRKAFALLGWDQDALDPRRD, from the coding sequence ATGGACCACGACACCACGCCATCGCTGCCCGACCGGACGTTGCCGGTGCTGTATGCCGACGACTGGCTGGCGGTGGTCGACAAGCCGGCCGGGCTGATGGTCCACGACAGCAAGCTGGCGCGCGGCGAGGACGACTTCCTCGCCGACCGCCTGCGCGAACAGCTGGGCCGGCCGATCTTCCTGATCCATCGCCTGGACCGTGCCACCAGCGGCTGCCTGCTGCTGGCCTTCGACCGCGACACCGCCAGTGCGCTGGGCAAGACGCTGATGGGCGGCGACGTCGGCAAGCACTACCTGGCCGTGTGCCGCGGCTGGCCGGCGGAGGACGCCTTCAGCGTCGACCACGACCTCGACGGCGGCCCCGGCAAGCCGCTGAAGAAGCCGGCCGTCACCCACTTCCAGAAACTGCTGACCGGCGAGTTGCCGGTGCCGTCCAACGGCTTCCCGACCTCGCGCTACGCGCTGCTGCGCTGCCAGCCGCGGACCGGGCGCTTCCGCCAGATCCGCCGCCACCTGAAACACGTGTTCCACCACCTGATCGGCGACACCAGCCACGGCGACGGCCGCCACAACCGCACGTTCCGCATGCACGGCGTGCACCGTATGCTGCTGCACGCGCAGCGGCTGTCGTTCCCGCACCCGCAGGACGGGCGCCGCATCGAGGTGAGCGCGCCGCTGGACGCGGAGTTCCGCAAGGCGTTCGCGCTGCTGGGCTGGGACCAGGACGCGCTGGACCCGCGGCGCGACTGA
- a CDS encoding fluoroquinolone resistance protein, producing the protein MSAGAATAATVVSNARIDRDRFTGATVASTHFRNCDFSGADLTGTTFVNCVFYDADTQAGCRFNGAQLKEARFHQCDLSLCGFAFAKALGLEIVECRAQGADFSRASFMNQITARSWFCSAVIRQSNLAYADFSGVTLEKCALPDNRWTGANVAGASFSGSDLSGGDFSALDWCSADFTHCDLTASELGDLDLRVVDLEGARLDTLQVAQLMLRMGITVAPMKS; encoded by the coding sequence ATGAGCGCCGGCGCCGCCACGGCAGCCACGGTCGTCAGCAACGCGCGCATCGACCGGGACCGCTTCACCGGTGCCACGGTTGCCAGCACGCATTTCCGCAACTGCGATTTCTCCGGTGCCGACCTGACCGGCACGACGTTCGTGAACTGCGTTTTCTACGATGCGGACACCCAGGCCGGTTGCCGCTTCAACGGCGCCCAGCTCAAGGAAGCCCGTTTCCACCAGTGCGACCTGAGCCTGTGCGGTTTCGCCTTCGCCAAGGCGCTCGGGCTGGAGATCGTGGAATGCCGGGCGCAGGGCGCGGATTTCTCCAGGGCCAGCTTCATGAACCAGATCACCGCGCGCAGCTGGTTCTGCAGCGCGGTGATCCGCCAGTCCAATCTTGCCTATGCCGATTTTTCCGGGGTGACGCTGGAGAAGTGCGCGCTGCCGGACAACCGCTGGACCGGCGCCAACGTCGCCGGTGCGAGCTTCAGCGGCTCGGACCTGTCCGGCGGGGATTTCTCGGCGCTGGACTGGTGCTCGGCCGACTTCACCCACTGCGACCTGACCGCCTCGGAACTGGGCGACCTGGACCTGCGCGTGGTCGACCTGGAAGGTGCGCGGCTGGACACCCTGCAGGTCGCGCAGCTGATGCTGCGCATGGGCATCACCGTCGCGCCGATGAAGTCCTGA
- a CDS encoding ubiquinone biosynthesis regulatory protein kinase UbiB: MKATRAMFRASRIGRVMLRYRLDDLFDGTPAERWLRIARPFVPRARGDIASLPRGARLRLALQELGPIFVKFGQILSTRRDLVPPDVAVELTLLQDRVQPFDGERARQIVEQALGRPVAEAFASFDTVPLASASIAQVHAATLAGGRQVVVKVLRPDIERQIDADIALLRSLAALVERTHPRADKIRPREVVAEIETTLAAELDLQREGANASVLRRFWQDSDDLYVPEVIWSHTAERALTLERVWGIPSDDIAALDAAGIDRSALAAKGVRVFYTQVFRDNFFHADAHAGNIWVDTDPARRDNPRFIALDFGIMGQLSEEDQYYLAENFMAIFNRDYRRIAELHVQARWMPATVRIDDLEAAVRAVCEPYFTRPLSQISLAEVLLKLFRTAQRYQLTLQPQLILLQKTLLNIEGVGRQLDPQIDIWAVARPVLERILRERYSPRRALRELRRRLPEIMTRTPDMPVLVHAWLRQQVEGQHALSMRSRDIVNLDHTLQRMQRRVVTAVAGAGLLVVAALLHGLHAGGPQWATVPLWSWISGGVGALALASAWLRR; the protein is encoded by the coding sequence ATGAAGGCGACCCGCGCGATGTTCCGCGCCAGCCGCATCGGCCGGGTGATGCTGCGCTACCGGCTCGACGACCTGTTCGACGGTACCCCGGCCGAACGCTGGCTGCGCATCGCCAGGCCATTCGTGCCGCGCGCGCGCGGCGACATCGCCTCGTTGCCGCGCGGCGCGCGCCTGCGCCTGGCGCTGCAGGAGCTGGGGCCGATCTTCGTCAAGTTCGGGCAGATCCTGTCCACCCGCCGTGATCTGGTGCCGCCGGACGTGGCGGTCGAACTCACCCTGTTGCAGGACCGGGTGCAGCCGTTTGACGGCGAGCGCGCGCGGCAGATCGTCGAGCAGGCGCTGGGCCGGCCGGTTGCCGAGGCGTTCGCCAGCTTCGACACCGTGCCGCTGGCGTCGGCCTCGATTGCGCAGGTGCACGCGGCCACCCTGGCCGGCGGCCGCCAGGTGGTGGTCAAGGTGCTGCGCCCGGACATCGAACGGCAGATCGACGCCGACATCGCGCTGCTGCGTTCGCTGGCCGCGCTGGTCGAGCGCACCCACCCGCGTGCGGACAAGATCCGCCCGCGCGAGGTGGTGGCGGAAATCGAAACCACCTTGGCCGCGGAGCTGGACCTGCAGCGCGAGGGCGCCAACGCCAGCGTGCTGCGCCGCTTCTGGCAGGACTCGGACGACCTGTACGTGCCCGAGGTGATCTGGAGCCACACCGCCGAGCGCGCGCTGACCCTGGAGCGGGTCTGGGGCATTCCCTCGGACGACATCGCCGCGCTGGACGCGGCCGGCATCGACCGCAGCGCGCTGGCCGCCAAGGGCGTGCGCGTGTTCTACACGCAGGTGTTCCGCGACAACTTCTTCCATGCCGACGCGCACGCCGGCAACATCTGGGTCGATACCGACCCGGCGCGGCGCGACAACCCGCGCTTCATCGCGCTGGATTTCGGCATCATGGGCCAGCTCTCGGAAGAGGACCAGTACTACCTGGCCGAGAACTTCATGGCCATCTTCAACCGCGACTACCGGCGCATCGCCGAACTGCACGTGCAGGCGCGCTGGATGCCGGCCACCGTGCGCATCGACGACCTGGAGGCGGCGGTGCGCGCGGTGTGCGAGCCGTACTTCACCCGCCCGCTGTCGCAGATCTCGCTGGCCGAAGTGCTGCTCAAGCTGTTCCGCACCGCGCAGCGCTACCAGCTGACCCTGCAGCCGCAGCTGATCCTGCTGCAGAAGACCCTGCTCAACATCGAGGGCGTGGGCCGCCAGCTCGACCCGCAGATCGACATCTGGGCGGTGGCCCGGCCGGTGCTCGAGCGCATCCTGCGCGAGCGCTACAGCCCGCGCCGCGCGCTGCGGGAGCTGCGCCGCCGGTTGCCGGAGATCATGACCCGCACCCCGGACATGCCGGTGCTGGTGCATGCCTGGCTGCGCCAGCAGGTCGAGGGCCAGCATGCCTTGTCGATGCGCTCGCGCGACATCGTCAACCTCGACCACACCCTGCAGCGCATGCAGCGGCGCGTGGTCACCGCGGTGGCCGGTGCCGGCCTGCTGGTGGTGGCGGCGCTGCTGCACGGCCTGCATGCCGGCGGCCCGCAGTGGGCCACGGTGCCGCTGTGGTCGTGGATCAGCGGCGGCGTGGGTGCGCTGGCGCTGGCCTCGGCATGGCTGCGGCGATGA
- a CDS encoding SCP2 domain-containing protein produces the protein MPASPFKFIKPLAGRALETALNRALALDPDTRAALAPLDGRRIALTLESPALALQIGVAGQRLTVGPVNAAQEPDLAVRSTLGGVLAQLPLLANARRSAGAAPAGRVKVSGDAELARRLQQLATRFDPDWQQPFVAVFGEVLGAQVAQTLRAALAQARRSATDLARTAAEYVTEESRDVVPRAELDAFHDDVDAIRDDVERLAARVARLRSGGRA, from the coding sequence ATGCCTGCATCCCCCTTCAAGTTCATCAAGCCGCTGGCCGGCCGCGCGCTGGAAACGGCGCTCAACCGTGCGCTGGCACTGGACCCCGATACCCGCGCCGCGCTGGCGCCTCTGGACGGCCGGCGCATCGCCCTGACCCTGGAGTCGCCCGCGCTGGCACTGCAGATCGGGGTGGCCGGGCAGCGCCTGACGGTCGGCCCGGTGAACGCCGCGCAGGAGCCGGACCTGGCCGTGCGCAGCACCCTGGGCGGGGTGTTGGCGCAGCTGCCGCTGCTGGCCAACGCGCGGCGCAGCGCCGGCGCGGCACCGGCCGGGCGGGTGAAGGTATCCGGCGACGCCGAACTGGCGCGGCGCCTGCAGCAGCTGGCCACGCGTTTTGATCCGGACTGGCAGCAGCCGTTCGTGGCGGTGTTCGGCGAGGTGCTGGGGGCACAGGTGGCGCAGACCCTGCGCGCGGCGCTGGCGCAGGCCCGTCGCAGCGCCACCGACCTGGCCCGGACCGCGGCCGAATACGTGACCGAGGAATCGCGCGACGTGGTGCCGCGGGCCGAACTGGATGCCTTCCACGATGACGTCGATGCGATCCGCGACGACGTCGAACGCCTGGCCGCGCGCGTGGCCAGGCTGCGCAGCGGGGGCCGGGCATGA
- a CDS encoding D-alanine--D-alanine ligase A, giving the protein MGKTRVGIIFGGRSAEHEVSLQSAKNILDALDKERFDVSLIGIDKQGHWHLSDPQQFLLNPGDPAKIALNRSGNALAVLPGREQAQLVPSDPATALAQIDVVFPIVHGTLGEDGSLQGLLRMANLPFVGSGVLGSAVAMDKDVAKRLLRDAGLPVAPFVCFSRATAASADYDTLVARLGTPLFVKPANQGSSVGVSKVRDAGEFARAMALALSFDHKVLVESAIVGREIECAVLGNDHPEASVCGEVVVHDDFYAYDTKYISANGAETVIPADIPAEAQERIRAIAIRAYQALDCAGMARVDVFLTPAGEVVINEINTLPGFTRISMYPKLWGASGLDYTALITRLVELALERHAADKALRSSITGA; this is encoded by the coding sequence ATGGGCAAGACCCGGGTCGGCATCATCTTCGGCGGTCGTTCGGCCGAACACGAGGTCTCGCTGCAGTCGGCGAAGAACATCCTCGACGCGCTGGACAAGGAGCGCTTCGACGTCAGCCTGATCGGCATCGACAAGCAGGGCCACTGGCACCTGAGCGACCCGCAGCAGTTCCTGCTCAACCCCGGCGACCCGGCGAAGATCGCGCTGAACCGCTCCGGCAACGCGCTGGCGGTGCTGCCCGGCCGCGAGCAGGCGCAGCTGGTGCCCAGCGACCCGGCCACGGCGCTGGCGCAGATCGACGTGGTGTTCCCGATCGTGCACGGCACGCTGGGCGAGGATGGCTCGCTGCAGGGCCTGCTGCGCATGGCCAACCTGCCCTTCGTCGGCTCCGGCGTGCTCGGCTCGGCGGTGGCGATGGACAAGGACGTGGCCAAGCGCCTGCTGCGCGATGCCGGCCTGCCGGTGGCGCCGTTCGTGTGCTTCAGCCGCGCCACCGCGGCCAGCGCCGACTACGACACGCTGGTCGCGCGGCTGGGCACCCCGCTGTTCGTCAAACCGGCCAACCAGGGTTCGTCGGTGGGCGTGAGCAAGGTGCGCGATGCCGGCGAGTTCGCCCGTGCGATGGCGCTGGCGCTGTCCTTCGACCACAAGGTACTGGTGGAATCGGCCATCGTCGGCCGCGAGATCGAGTGCGCGGTGCTCGGCAACGACCACCCCGAGGCCAGCGTCTGCGGCGAGGTGGTGGTGCACGACGACTTCTACGCCTACGACACCAAGTACATCAGCGCCAACGGCGCCGAGACGGTGATCCCGGCCGACATCCCGGCCGAAGCGCAGGAACGCATCCGCGCCATCGCCATCCGTGCCTACCAGGCGCTGGACTGCGCCGGCATGGCCCGGGTGGACGTGTTCCTGACCCCGGCCGGCGAGGTGGTCATCAACGAGATCAACACCCTGCCCGGCTTCACCCGCATCAGCATGTATCCCAAGCTGTGGGGCGCAAGCGGGCTGGACTACACCGCGCTGATCACCCGCCTGGTGGAGCTGGCGCTGGAGCGCCACGCCGCCGACAAGGCGCTGCGCAGCTCGATCACTGGCGCCTGA
- a CDS encoding MFS transporter, protein MAARPPRPLPRIPAMVWALGLVSLLTDISSEMIHSLLPMFMVGTLGLTALAVGLIEGLAEATALIVKVFSGVLSDWLGRRKALALLGYALGALSKPLFALAPGAGLIVAARLTDRVGKGIRGAPRDALIADITPAAIRGAAFGLRQSLDTVGAFVGPLLAVGLMLLWANDFRAVFWVAVIPGLLAVAVLALGVREPPRQDGVRRGNPIRRDNLRRLHGTYWWVVALGAVFTLARFSEAFLVLRAQQVGIAVALVPLVMVAMNLVYAASAYPFGRLSDRLSHVHLLGGGLAVLIVSDVLLATARHWGMVMAGVALWGIHMGMTQGLLSVMVANTAPADLRGTAYGMFNLVSGVALLAASLIAGALWDAWGPSATFWAGGVFAALCLAGLPVLQRMLPQETGPTP, encoded by the coding sequence ATGGCCGCCCGGCCCCCACGCCCATTGCCGCGCATCCCGGCCATGGTCTGGGCGTTGGGCCTGGTCAGCCTGCTGACCGACATCTCCTCGGAGATGATCCACAGCCTGCTGCCGATGTTCATGGTCGGCACGCTCGGCCTCACGGCGCTGGCGGTCGGCCTGATTGAAGGGCTGGCCGAGGCCACCGCGCTGATCGTCAAGGTGTTCTCCGGCGTGCTCAGCGACTGGCTGGGCAGGCGCAAGGCGCTGGCGCTGCTGGGCTATGCGCTGGGCGCTCTCAGCAAACCGCTGTTCGCCCTCGCCCCCGGCGCCGGGCTCATCGTGGCCGCGCGCCTCACCGACCGGGTCGGCAAGGGCATCCGCGGTGCACCGCGCGATGCGCTGATCGCCGACATCACCCCGGCCGCGATCCGCGGCGCCGCGTTCGGGCTGCGGCAGTCGCTCGACACCGTCGGTGCGTTCGTCGGGCCGTTGCTGGCGGTGGGACTGATGCTGCTGTGGGCCAACGATTTCCGCGCGGTGTTCTGGGTGGCGGTGATTCCCGGGCTGCTCGCGGTGGCGGTGCTGGCGCTGGGCGTGCGCGAGCCGCCGCGCCAGGACGGCGTGCGGCGCGGCAATCCGATCCGCCGCGACAATCTGCGCCGGTTGCACGGGACGTACTGGTGGGTGGTGGCACTGGGCGCGGTCTTCACCCTGGCCCGTTTCAGCGAAGCGTTCCTGGTGCTGCGCGCCCAACAGGTGGGCATCGCGGTGGCGCTGGTGCCGCTGGTGATGGTGGCGATGAACCTGGTCTATGCCGCCAGCGCCTACCCGTTCGGCAGGCTTTCCGACCGGCTGAGCCATGTCCACCTGCTGGGCGGGGGCCTGGCCGTGCTCATCGTGTCCGACGTGCTGCTGGCGACGGCGCGGCACTGGGGCATGGTGATGGCCGGCGTCGCGCTGTGGGGCATCCACATGGGCATGACCCAGGGGCTGTTGTCGGTGATGGTCGCCAACACCGCGCCGGCCGACCTGCGCGGGACCGCCTACGGCATGTTCAACCTGGTCAGCGGCGTCGCCCTGCTCGCGGCCAGCCTCATCGCCGGCGCGCTGTGGGATGCCTGGGGGCCGTCGGCGACCTTCTGGGCCGGGGGCGTGTTCGCGGCCCTGTGCCTGGCCGGGCTGCCCGTCCTCCAGCGCATGCTGCCGCAGGAAACTGGCCCCACGCCCTGA
- a CDS encoding DUF1328 domain-containing protein, translating into MLHYAVVFFVIAIIAALLGFSGIAGAASNIAWILFVVFLILAVISLFRKKG; encoded by the coding sequence ATGCTCCACTACGCCGTCGTGTTCTTCGTCATCGCCATCATCGCCGCGCTGCTGGGTTTTTCCGGCATTGCCGGTGCCGCCAGCAACATCGCCTGGATCCTGTTCGTGGTGTTCCTGATCCTGGCGGTGATCTCGCTGTTCCGCAAAAAGGGATGA
- a CDS encoding 3-beta hydroxysteroid dehydrogenase → MKILVTGGGGFLGQALCRGLVERGHEVLSFNRGHYPALATLGVGQIRGDLADASAVRHAAAGVDAVFHNAAKAGAWGSYDSYFQANVVGTRNVLDACRAHGIGRLVYTSTPSVTHRATHPVEGLGADQVPYGEDFQAPYAATKAIAEQEVLAANGPELATVALRPRLIWGPGDNQLVPRLAERARAGRLRFVGDGLNKVDTTYIDNAAQAHFDAFDHLVAGAACAGKAYFISNGEPLPMRELLNKLLAAMGAPPVEKSISFKAAYRIGAVCEKLWPLLRLRGEPPMTRFLAEQLCTPHWYSMEPARRDFGYVPRVSIEEGLRRLRDSVRAAG, encoded by the coding sequence ATGAAGATCCTGGTCACCGGTGGCGGCGGTTTCCTCGGGCAGGCGCTGTGCCGCGGGCTGGTCGAGCGCGGACACGAGGTGCTCAGCTTCAACCGCGGCCATTACCCGGCGCTGGCCACGCTGGGGGTGGGCCAGATCCGCGGCGACCTGGCCGATGCCAGCGCCGTGCGCCATGCCGCCGCGGGCGTGGATGCGGTGTTCCACAACGCCGCCAAGGCCGGCGCGTGGGGCAGCTACGACAGTTACTTCCAGGCCAACGTGGTGGGTACCCGCAACGTCCTCGATGCCTGCCGCGCGCATGGCATCGGCCGGCTGGTGTACACCTCCACGCCGAGCGTGACCCACCGCGCCACCCATCCGGTGGAGGGGCTGGGCGCGGACCAGGTGCCCTACGGCGAGGATTTCCAGGCACCGTATGCGGCCACCAAGGCCATCGCCGAACAGGAAGTGCTGGCCGCCAACGGCCCGGAGCTGGCGACCGTGGCATTGCGCCCGCGGTTGATCTGGGGCCCGGGCGACAACCAGCTGGTGCCGCGCCTGGCCGAGCGCGCCCGCGCCGGACGCCTGCGCTTCGTCGGCGACGGCCTGAACAAAGTCGACACCACCTACATCGACAACGCCGCGCAGGCGCACTTCGACGCCTTCGACCACCTGGTGGCGGGCGCGGCCTGCGCCGGCAAGGCCTATTTCATCTCCAACGGCGAGCCGTTGCCGATGCGCGAGCTGCTCAACAAGCTACTCGCGGCGATGGGCGCGCCGCCGGTGGAGAAGTCGATCTCGTTCAAGGCGGCCTACCGCATCGGTGCGGTCTGCGAAAAACTGTGGCCGCTGCTGCGCCTGCGCGGAGAGCCGCCGATGACGCGCTTCCTCGCCGAACAGCTGTGCACGCCGCACTGGTATTCGATGGAACCGGCGCGCCGCGATTTCGGTTACGTGCCGCGGGTATCGATCGAGGAGGGCCTGCGCCGGCTGCGCGACAGCGTACGGGCGGCCGGCTGA
- a CDS encoding peptide synthase, translating to MNEPCNIAARLPQLARERPDQIAIRCPGRPGAGGMAAYDVALDYRTLDARSDAIAAGLAAHGIGRGVRTVVMVRPGPAFFLLMFALFKIGAVPVLVDPGIDRRALRQCLDEAQPQAFVGIGLAHVARLLLGWAKSATRLVTVGSRWGWGGTTLAKIEAAGAGAGSQLADTAPDDVAAILFTSGSTGVPKGVVYRHRHFLGQVELLRNAFGIEAGGVDLPTFPPFALFDPALGLTSVIPDMDPTRPGSADPRRLHDAIARFGVTQLFGSPALMRVLAEHGQPLPTVTRVTSAGAPVPPQIVARMRGLLPAHAQFWTPYGATECLPVAVIEGRELEDTREATEAGAGTCVGRVVAPNVVRIIAIDDAPIPDWSGVRELPAGQVGEITVAGPTTTDSYYNRPQATAAAKIREVLGDGGERIVHRMGDVGWFDDHGRLWFCGRKTQRVETATGPLYTEQAEPVFNTVPGVRRTALVGVGEFGRQLPVLCYELLPGADAATVEPQLRTLAARHPHLAGIGHFLRHAGFPVDIRHNAKIGREKLAAWAATQLKEHA from the coding sequence ATGAACGAACCGTGCAACATCGCCGCGCGCCTGCCGCAACTGGCGCGCGAACGGCCCGACCAGATCGCCATCCGCTGCCCCGGCCGGCCCGGCGCCGGCGGCATGGCCGCCTACGACGTGGCCCTGGACTACCGCACCCTGGATGCCCGCAGCGACGCCATCGCCGCCGGCCTGGCCGCCCATGGCATCGGCCGTGGCGTGCGCACGGTGGTGATGGTGCGCCCGGGGCCGGCGTTCTTCCTGCTGATGTTCGCCCTGTTCAAGATCGGCGCGGTGCCGGTGCTGGTCGACCCCGGCATCGACCGCCGCGCGCTGCGCCAGTGCCTGGACGAGGCGCAGCCGCAGGCCTTCGTCGGCATCGGCCTGGCGCACGTGGCGCGGCTGCTGCTGGGCTGGGCGAAATCGGCCACCCGGCTGGTCACGGTCGGCAGCCGCTGGGGCTGGGGTGGCACCACCCTGGCGAAGATCGAGGCGGCCGGCGCCGGTGCCGGCAGCCAGCTGGCCGACACCGCGCCCGACGACGTCGCCGCGATCCTGTTCACCAGCGGTTCGACGGGGGTGCCCAAGGGCGTGGTCTACCGCCACCGCCATTTCCTGGGCCAGGTGGAACTGCTGCGCAATGCCTTCGGCATCGAGGCCGGCGGCGTGGATCTGCCGACCTTCCCGCCGTTCGCGTTGTTCGACCCGGCGCTGGGGCTGACCAGCGTGATTCCGGACATGGACCCGACCCGGCCGGGCAGCGCCGACCCGCGCCGGCTGCACGACGCCATCGCCCGCTTCGGCGTGACCCAGCTGTTCGGCTCGCCGGCGCTGATGCGGGTGCTGGCCGAGCACGGCCAGCCGCTGCCGACGGTGACCCGGGTGACCTCGGCCGGCGCGCCGGTACCCCCGCAGATCGTGGCCAGGATGCGCGGACTGCTGCCGGCGCACGCGCAGTTCTGGACGCCCTACGGCGCCACCGAATGCCTGCCGGTGGCGGTCATCGAAGGCCGCGAGCTGGAGGACACCCGCGAGGCGACCGAAGCCGGCGCCGGCACCTGCGTCGGCCGCGTGGTGGCGCCGAACGTGGTGCGCATCATCGCCATCGACGACGCGCCGATCCCCGACTGGAGCGGCGTACGCGAACTGCCCGCCGGGCAGGTGGGCGAGATCACCGTCGCCGGCCCCACCACCACCGACAGCTACTACAACCGCCCGCAGGCCACCGCCGCGGCCAAGATCCGCGAGGTGCTGGGCGATGGCGGCGAACGCATCGTGCACCGCATGGGCGATGTCGGCTGGTTCGACGACCACGGCCGGCTGTGGTTCTGCGGGCGCAAGACCCAGCGCGTGGAAACCGCCACCGGGCCGCTGTACACCGAACAGGCCGAGCCGGTGTTCAACACCGTACCCGGCGTGCGCCGCACCGCGCTGGTCGGCGTCGGCGAGTTCGGCAGACAGTTGCCGGTGCTGTGCTATGAACTGCTGCCCGGCGCCGATGCGGCCACGGTCGAGCCACAGCTGCGCACACTGGCCGCACGCCACCCGCACCTGGCTGGCATCGGCCATTTCCTGCGCCATGCCGGGTTCCCGGTCGATATCCGCCACAACGCCAAGATCGGCCGCGAGAAACTCGCCGCCTGGGCCGCCACGCAACTGAAGGAACACGCATGA
- a CDS encoding zinc/iron-chelating domain-containing protein: MLHPCLTCGACCTQYRVAFHWMESDEVTEGGVPHQLTERLDAHRLCMRGTYSDPIRCVALDSEIGVYSRCSIHPNRPSVCREVDASWEYGKASSQCDRARIAHGMAPLTLADWRWRDDADNDDHPDDSGNSPSSPRAA; the protein is encoded by the coding sequence ATGCTCCATCCCTGCCTCACCTGCGGCGCCTGCTGCACCCAGTACCGCGTCGCCTTCCACTGGATGGAATCGGACGAGGTCACCGAAGGCGGCGTGCCGCACCAGCTGACCGAACGCCTGGATGCGCACCGGCTGTGTATGCGCGGCACCTATTCGGACCCGATCCGCTGCGTGGCGCTGGATTCGGAGATCGGCGTGTATTCGCGCTGCAGCATCCACCCCAACCGCCCCAGCGTATGCCGCGAGGTCGATGCCTCGTGGGAATACGGCAAGGCCAGTTCGCAGTGCGACCGCGCGCGCATCGCCCATGGCATGGCGCCGCTGACCCTGGCCGACTGGCGCTGGCGCGACGACGCCGACAACGACGACCATCCGGACGACAGCGGCAACAGCCCGTCCTCGCCACGCGCGGCTTGA
- a CDS encoding alpha/beta hydrolase, with the protein MNFPGYPATRHRFDVRPGLSMNYIDEGPRDGEVVVMLHGNPSWSYLWRHLVNGLSDKYRCIVPDHIGMGLSDKPDDSRYDYTLQSRVDDLTALLDHLGIRGPVTLAVHDWGGMIGFGWALAHHAQVRRLVITNTAAFPLPAEKPMPWQIAMGRHWKPGEWFIRTFNAFSAGASWLGVSRRMPADVRRAYVAPYDSWANRIATIRFMQDIPLSPADKAWPLLERAAAALPSFADRPAFIAWGLRDICFDHHFLAGFRKALPQAEVMAFEDANHYVLEDKHVVIVPAVRAFLERNPLD; encoded by the coding sequence TTGAACTTTCCCGGTTACCCCGCCACCCGCCACCGTTTCGATGTCCGCCCCGGCCTGTCGATGAACTACATCGACGAAGGCCCGCGCGACGGCGAGGTGGTCGTGATGCTGCACGGCAATCCGTCGTGGAGCTACCTGTGGCGGCACCTGGTCAACGGCCTGAGCGATAAATATCGCTGCATCGTCCCCGACCACATCGGCATGGGCCTGTCCGACAAACCGGACGACAGCCGCTACGACTACACCCTGCAGTCGCGGGTGGACGACCTCACCGCGCTGCTCGACCACCTCGGCATCCGCGGCCCGGTGACGCTGGCGGTGCATGACTGGGGCGGCATGATCGGCTTCGGCTGGGCGCTGGCCCACCATGCCCAGGTCAGGCGGCTGGTCATCACCAACACCGCGGCGTTCCCGCTGCCGGCGGAGAAGCCGATGCCGTGGCAGATCGCCATGGGCCGGCACTGGAAACCGGGCGAGTGGTTCATCCGCACCTTCAATGCGTTCTCGGCCGGCGCCTCGTGGCTGGGCGTGTCGCGGCGCATGCCGGCCGACGTGCGCCGCGCCTACGTGGCGCCCTATGACAGCTGGGCCAACCGCATCGCCACCATCCGTTTCATGCAGGACATCCCGCTGTCCCCCGCCGACAAGGCCTGGCCGCTGCTGGAGCGCGCCGCCGCGGCGCTGCCGTCCTTCGCCGACCGCCCGGCATTCATCGCCTGGGGCCTGCGCGACATCTGCTTCGACCACCACTTCCTTGCCGGCTTCCGCAAGGCGTTGCCGCAGGCCGAAGTGATGGCCTTCGAGGACGCCAACCACTACGTGCTCGAAGACAAGCACGTCGTCATCGTGCCGGCGGTGCGGGCCTTCCTGGAGCGCAACCCGCTCGACTGA